gttagactacacgtctaactttcataattcattagactgcatgtctaactccacgagttagattgcacgtctaatcaCGAGTCCATtatattgcacgtctaactccatgagttagactgcacgtctaattatgagtctattagactgcacgtctaattccacgagttagactgcacgtctaattacgagtctattagactacacgtctaactccacgagttagactacacgtttaattatgagtctattagactacacgtctaattacgagtctattagactgcacgtctaattacgagtctattagtctgcacgtctaactccatgagttagactacacgtctaattacgagtctattagactgcacgtctaactccacgagttagactgtacgtctaattacgagtttaTTAGACTGCAtctctaactccacgagttagactgcacgtctaattacgagtctattagactgcacgtctaactccacgagttagactgcacgtctaattacgagtctattagactacacgtctaactccacgagttagactgcacgtctaatttctctagttagactacacgtctaacaccatgcatctaataccaaatcggtctaatgaacctcattagaaccaagtcttatgaaatatgatttcgatacacttgcatcaaaaacaattagacgcatagattatccattcatcatttcatcatcaaaattccaatagtcaaactatttcaacccttaatcaaaataatttgacccaactaTACGCGCCTGTTGCTTCTTGGACAGTGCTGACCTGCTTCAATTTCATCCCTTGTCTCATGGGGGTCGTGTATGGAAGGAGCGTGGCAAGAAGGCTCATCATCATAGGGGGCGGTGCGAGGATCTTGGCCCTTACCCGACGCACCACTTTCGATTGCTGCAAGTTTTTCTTTAGTGGTGTTGAATCTTATTTCCATGTTATTGCTTAATTTGGTCATCTGCTGTTTATGGGCAGCGTTCATAGCAGCCGATTTAGTCGTGTGTTGGTGCAAAATGGCCCGCATAGCTATTGATTGTTGGGACAAACCCTCGATTAGGAACTTTAGCGCCTCCATTTCTGTCTGCTGGCGGATTTTTACCATTTGGAGAATCgcccagctctgataccaatatgttaaaCTTGAAACAATAACTTAGCTTTCCGAGTTCTTGATACCAAGAATCGGGTTCTTGATAGTTGGGATCGAGGGTGGAATTATATACTCAAGCGTAGCGGATATAatgtgagaagagaattcggggttaaggagagaagaaataaaggtgagaagagaaatactactagaatactcctagtagtccaagataggGGTCTAAgaccgagagaataacttagagtaacaactttcacaagcttcaattcatagcccaaaaagtggggtgggcatcagcatttatagCGGTTGAATTACCCAATAGTAGTCGGTTACAATTTTGTTATAACAACTTGtagaaataacagaattcgatttgaaagaaatataagataagggaaacaaaacagaattattaaataaaaaatataaactggTCTATGTGCACAATAGGATCGAGGAAAGGGAGCTggaattattctaggaccgatgcATTAATTTGGAGATCCTAATAGTGTCTTACATGCATTTTTGGTAGGCTTGGGTTTTACATAAAACATTTAACCTTTTGTCCTCCATTAATGTCAGTTGTTCATATCGAGATTTGAGTTAGTCTTCTTCGATAACATAGCTCTCTAAGAGTATTCTTAGGAATGGAATCTCTATTTTGATAGGTTGTACATTGTCCATGACGTAAACTAGAGAGTATGGAGTTTCATTCGTTGAAGTTTGAACAGTTGTACGATATCCCTATAAGGCGTATACTAGCTTCTTGTGCTAGTCCTTGTATGTGTTGgtcatcttttttttatcaaaatcacaTTTTTGTTTGCCACTTTGACCGCACCATTGGTTTTTTTTTCTCGATCTTGAACTCGTCAAGAAATTACAACACTTTTCTTTGGAAGTGTCGACCATTGTCTGAAATCAAGGCGTGAGGAACTACATATCTAGCGATGATGCTAGTTCAGATGAACTTAGCCACTTGAGATTATTTCAAAACTTTGTAAGAGGCTGCTTCAACCCTTTGGTGAAGTAGTCTATGACGACAAGTATGAACTCATGTCCATTTGAAGCATGGGGATATATTTTCTCGATAACATCGATGCCCCCATGTAGAAAAGGTCCAAGGGGATGTCATATTGTAAAGGAGCGAGATAGGTGTATGCTTTAGGTTAGTATAGATTTAGCACTGAAGAAAGCTTCTTACATACCTTACACATTATAATTAGAAGTTTTGTTAGTAATATCTTAAACGAAGTATTTTCTTGGTTACATCAATTGCATTCATGTATGGGCCACATATCCCTACATGTACTTCTTCCATGATCCTCATGGATTTAGGATTATCTATGTAGGGCATGTTTTGACCATTGAAAGATCGATGGTAAAGTCTGTTGGTAATCCAAGAATAGTTAGTGGAATATTGGTGCATTGCCCGTCGTTCCTTAGCTCGGAAATGGGAAGGATATTATTCGTACTTGATATACTTCTGGAGAGTATTGTACTAGGGTTTCGCAGCATTCTCACGTAAAGTTACTGCTCCTAGTATAGTTgcttttgttggatttttaaTGGTTTGAGTCATGATTTCTAGAGTATCCACAGCATCTGCAAAGCAATTTTGGCTACTTGGAGCGTGAACAAATAATACTTGATCGTATTTGTTCATGAGTTTGGTCAGGTGAGCGTGGTAGGGTTTCAAATTTTCCCCTTTGACTTGACATGTGCCATTGGCTTGGGATATAACCAAGTTAGAGTCACCAATGACTTCTAGGTTGGTTGCCCATTTTACATATGACAATTTGAGACTCAAGAGGCATGCCTCGTATTCGGCCTAGTTATTGGTGATGGGATATttgagttttatggatgttaggTTATACATCCCTTTCAGGTCAACGGTAAAATCCCAATTCTATAACCCTACTTTCAGAAAGCTCCATCAAATATTAGTTTCCATGTGTCTGTTGTAATACTCATAATTCCCTTGTCGGGGAATGCGAGTTCGTCTTCTGACTCAACAATGATGGATTGGTCAACGATAAAGTTTGTAACAATGCTTACTTTGATAGacttatatattgtataatctTTGTCATATTCGGATAACATCATCCTCCATTTGGCTAGCCTAGGTGATAGAAGGCTTCGTTGGAACATGAAGTGGATCGGATCAAGTCTTAAAACCAACTTGATGgggtgggcttgcatgtagtgTCTCAACCTTTTGGTGACTCATGTTAATGcccaatatattttcttatatagagTGTAATTAAGTTCACCAATCATCCTTTTAATGATGTAGTACACATTTGTTTCGAGTTTGTCCTCATTTTCTTAAGCCAATAGACTTCCCATGGTTGTGTTTGTTATATTAAATGACATGAATGTCGGTTTTAAAAGACATGAGTATAGGATGGGATTTTAAGTAttcctttattttttcaaatgctTGTTGACATTTTTCATCCGATACAAATATTTGGGCTTTCTTCAGTAGACTAATTTTCCTAAAAAACCTAGGACCTCTCTTTCGTTTCGAAGGACCAACTTAGTTGtgattatttctattttagaaGGATCGGATTCTATTTCCCTCtatgtgattaagaagcctaacatTTTACCATTTATGACTCTAAAGGTACATTTCTTCAGGTTGAGTCGTAGCTGATATTTCCTGATTCGTTGCAGGAATTTTTCGAGGTTTATGACATGTCTTTCACGATCCTTTGATTTGACAATTTTGTCGTCGACAAATACTTCCACTactttgtggatcatgtcattAAAGATTATTGTGCCTGCCCTTTGATAGGTGGCTCCCACATTCTTAAGACCGAAAGGCATGACCCGATAACAAAAGGTTCATACTTATGTTATAAACGTGATCTTTTCCTTATCTTGTGGGGATCTTAGGATTTGGTTGTATCTTAAAAATCCGTCCAAGAATGATAATAGTTCATGATCGGCAGCATGGTCGACCAATATGTTGATGTGTCCTAGCGGGAAGTGATCCTTAGGGTTGGCCTTATTCAGATCCTAATAATCTACGCACACATGTATCttcctatttttatttagaacGGGAACTACGTTAGCTATCCAGGTAGGATATTCCACTACCCCGAGAAATCCAACTTCTAATTGCTTTAGGACTTCTTCTCAGATTTTGGTCACGACTTCCTTTTTCATCTGTTTGAGCTTTTGCTTTAGTGGCTTAACATCTGGATATAGAGGAATGTGATGGTGTGATCTTTGGACCAATTCCTAACATATCCTTGTATGAATAGGCGGAGACGTCTCTGTTGGCTTTTAATAACTCAACTAACTCTAGACATTCTTGCGAGTATACAACTTTGGTCGATTAGTACAATTTGAGGATCGTCGGTcgtgtttaaattgattttaattgtCTTTTCCGCTGAGGAGACAATATCGTCCTCAGTTTTTAAGAAATGTTTGGTATCAAAGTTTAAATCAGAGTAAAAGGAAGATCATTTCTACTCATACATTCGAAGTCAACTTCTGATGATACATGGAGGGGTTTATTACATGTAAGAAAAGATGATACAACAAGATCATTGTTCTCAGATTTCTTACAATGTACAGTATTTTACATCTCTCTACAAATGAGAGGAGAAAGAGTTCTATCTTCGTCGATTAAAGTATCGACTGATGAAAGGGAATCGGTTCCTTGAAGACCGAAAAAGTTGGCTTCTAGAGCTGGATCAACTGTCTTGGGAATTTGTGCCAAGTTTTCCAAGGCATTGCATCAATAGTTCGTTCTTTtcttaatcataaaaatataaggGTTAGGATTATGAAGACAGTCTGAAAAGATTTCGAGACTTGGAAAATATCTTTGTAAATTTGGGTTAGTAAAGGCTTTGGGGAAGTCAAAGTATAGGGTGCTTTGTCCCTCGCGGATTAACTGTCCATTCAAGGTTAGCGGAACATCTATGCATCGTTTGGATATCCTTTCCTTGCGGATTTCATCGAATCATATAGGAACATATCCAAAACTGTGGCGATCCATGTTACAACATGATTGTAGGAATGATGGCATGCCATTGGTATTTGGGCTTAACCCCAAGCTAGGGAAATGTCATATTTTGTGCATCATTATAATAAAAGGGAGACTAAACGTACTTGTAAgtactaaaaatctacactccaatttgtaataataaaataattatttttaaataaataaaatcaaaataattaacctaatggctaaaaacctatttaaaataattaattatggttaattattgtgttaattaattaaattaattaagggttaaagacaaaataaaaaaataaaattatttggaataaatgttGACCCATaacatctcaaaataattttagaaaaattaaaaaaaaaataattatgatgaattgttgtatccatttcatctaaaaagaattatgtatttaaatcctaaaaatataaaaataaaaaaaagtaaaatatttgtcatatttattttaatatcttgtgtatttaaaaagatcaaaattaaaatcagacgagtaaaagaaaaattaatttcaaacaaacccttaaggttttaaaataaaattaaatctgtAATCGGGTGGAAAGAATTACAGCAGCAACCGCGCGCATTGGATCAGCattggattttcatccaacgcacCAGACGCTTCCACACAGCCCAATGCAACCGAAGACGTGCGCATCCGGGACACAGGCGCATCCGGGACTTGGTCCTGAGGCGCTAACGGATTGCTCAATCACCAACGGAATGCAGACGGAACACGTTAAAGCACATGAAATGACATCGTTTCATGCACTACCATCTTCTCCAACGCAACGTCAAACTGGATAAAAATAGCCCGCCTTTGATCTTCAAATCAAAATGGAACTCTCTCGTTATTCCACCATTTTGTCTCATTTAAAGCCtagaatgatcaccctacgatgaTGATCATTCTCCCTACAAAAATAGGAATGAATCATCCCTTTTCTAGCGACTTCAGCCAAGAACAGTATAatgccattaatgacttttggccGATTCAGGCACCATAAGTTATCAACCGACTTAGGAATGCTATAAAAATCTTCCCTAAGTAATTATGAAGGTAGAGAATCCAATCTCCACTTTCAAATTGGAAGATTTCAGAAATCCGTCATTGAAGCACAAAGCTtctagattttttgaaaatccatttaaGACCTTAAAGCTTGGGTCCATGCATCCCAACAGCTTtcctaaggtctaaggagtgttcttcaatccttgttATGATTACAATCAccatctaattcatatttatagtttgaatttgaaattattataattcaaattgtaAAAGTTTGTATGATTGTTGTTCATAGTGTCTTGTGGATGGAAATCATTCATGGGATCATTTAGGAACTATCTGGATATGATAGAACTAATCAAttgatctaaataacaaaaataaaattttaattttaaaaaatcaaaaaaacaggtttgttgttcttgggttaattatgttgaattataGTCCAGAAAGCTTCCTAACATATTTGTAAACatgttgggcaactatttgaataatatttgatccatcccggtcatgtttgatcaaaataaaaaattttaaaataaaataaaaattttgagttcttaaatTGGTCAACACGAGCAGCCATTGTTCTTGTTTTgttaccaatcaagtatatgtgatataaagaagctattggataactcctttcacttcaaaacagcttttaaattaaaaactcaaatattaatcagaaattgttttgaacaaattgatcatcatctaggtcAATTGAtactttgagatgatgatcaacatgttcctaagagctttgtgaagctacccaagctcttggATCAATGAATCATAgctaaaaatgaatttaaaaaatggagttttatgttcttgaggaccgaggcctgttagcctaggaccgagagatccgaccgagaaTCCTCGATCCAGACTGAGACCAAGGATCGAGAAAATTGtgctaggaccgagacctaagACCAGTGTTCTTGggccgagaccaaggaccggtgttcttgagctaggaccgagacttGTGACCAAAagttctaaccctaggacctagactcctagacctaggaccgagagttctaaccctaggaccaagACTCCTAGACTTAAGACTAAGAGTTCTAGCCATGagaccgagaatcccaaaccCTAGGACTAAGACTCCTAGACATTGGGACTGATTATCCTTAActctaggaccgagagttccAACCATATGACCAAGaatcctagacctaggaccgagagttatAACCTAAGGATCAAGACTCCTAGGCATTGGGACCAAGTATCCCTAACCCAAGACCGAAGGACTTAGTCTAGATCTAGCCTCTAACCGAGAAGattatacacctcgaccgagagacCTAGTCCCAGGATAGTCCAGGACCGATAAGTTTTTACACCTAGACTGGTAATCCCAGCCAAGGACCGAGATCCTTAGCATCCTGACCAAGGGACTCCGGCACTTAGACCAAAAGCTCCCGAGCCCTAACCAAGGATCTCTAGACCCGGACCGATAAAAACGAACCCAAACCTTAGGACTCTGGtcttaaggcctgtttggttccacttttaaaaaatccaaaattgtttttataattttgggactccaaatcattttctaaaaatcccgaaaaattagaaaatacatttaaatattttaggatattttcacaaaaatatttcaataaaggCTCATTtagtgtttatttctaaatcttaatgactttaaaaatgattaatattctTCATGTATTTCCACCCTAGTTATCATACGCAACATgtatcaacatttaaatattgtctgtttcaatattttaaataatgctaaaaccTAGAAATATGACTAGAaccagaagaataattggttgaaacacaaatgttatacaactaattttcaaaaagccaactttataaatagagaccgtttttaaaatgggtacggAAGACAAAGTACGAAGGCCCTTTCCCGAGTaacaccaaactacgaactaaaaaaaaactttggtCAATAagtttgtatacgtatgccaacttttattgattttttgaaaacaatCAATTGGAGACTCTATTTCAAACtaaataatctcttaaattaattatgtttaattaatttaaactaatggatttttaaatcaaattatagttTGATAAACCCCCggattaattagtttttaaaagttgTCAAGAATCAGcgacatcttttaaaaataatgttctatttaaaaagaaaatttataacaTGTAAACTGAGGTTGAATTTCTAGAACATCAAGTTTTCCATGGAACCCGATTAAAGGGGTCTTTCTGAGGGTTACAGCTTTCTAGCGACTCTGATGgggattaaatgttttaatagaaaatataaacttggctttttgaaatatttgtctCACGTTTTCAAACACTTAATAGGTTTGTCTTAAAAGGTACAACACCTTAAAAGACGTATGGTTTTATCCCTATTTTAGATCCTTTATGTGTAAAGGTACATCACACTATTTTTGCAAAGAAGTTCTTGATCGAGATCGGTACTTCTACACCTATTTGCAAAGATTATCAATGTGGAATGAAAACTTGTTATAAACCGATTGATGTTGcgagaggaaaaactagaatACTCGAGACTGACCCCACCATTTGGCAATGAGTTGTCCAATAGGACTCAGGCATTGTGGAGGTGGGGAAAATTCTCAATTGAGTAGATATTCCCTGGTTTATGGCGGGGGTTTACCCCCTCCACTATCGGTGAATGAAACACTCTTATCATTCCACCCTTAGAACAAAAAAGTTTGGTTACTATAACCCAGCCAGTTGTTTGTTGTGCTTAGACAACCAAAAGTCCTCGTCACTACAACCccttatgtgactactatatatgtattatctGTATTTATGTATAGTCTAAGAGAGCATTTTGAACATGTTCATTCCTTTTTAAAACAAACGCATGTTTgtaaatgtttgaaattttcAATCATAGACGATGTCCATGATGACGGATGTCGCACTACTTCCAAGGATTGATAAATTTCACACAAATGAGTGGAAATATCGATCTTATGGCCTCATTCATATCATGAGGTTCATAAATTTCAAAGTAAATTCAACATTCATGATGGAAACGTAACGAAGATGGATTCCTGTTAAACTGGCTTATTTCCTCGGGGAAAGGTCTATTTGTCCAATCATAGAGGAATTCCAAGCTATCCTCATGACGAACAGCAAAAATGTGTTATATTTGAGGCCATTTGTGGAAAGCTCTTACAAGAGGAGTATAAATACTCCAAAGTCACATCTGATGCTATCCTCGCAAGGACGTACATCGATTTCCAAACTTAGACTAAGatgaaaataagaaatggaGAGATTCCTCTAACTCAAGGATAATCCCTAAAAATGATATCAATCCTACTAGCTCATTTTTTCTAACACCAGCAAATGGTAAAAACTCCTAAAGAATCATTGAGGTAGCACACCAAATGAGAAGAGGCAATAAAGATCTCTCTAGTGTTATTCTAGAAGTAACACTAATGGGCCTGAACAGCTCATGTTTATCTTCCACCATGAGAAAAAGGGGCTCCCTTAATTCTCTACATCTGGCTGCTTGACAAGCTTAAGCAATCACCACCTGTATTTCCTGATGGCATCATGTCCCCTTCTATTTAGTATCGAAGAATGAAGGAAGTTTTGCATGGACCTCCGGTATAGAGGAATGACGAAGTCTGGGACATTCTTCCATGGTACCTCATTAAGAAGATGACTTTCATGATAGATGTCAAGTCATTGATCATTCTTATGGGTTTGGAATGGATTACTTATTATTACACTCATAGCCTACTCAAGAATTTCGGCTACAACTTCATTGAAGTTGTCTTCGATGTGGATATGTCAATCGACCATGTGGCCTATGCAggatatctcaaaaatattattacgcCTCCAAATGAATATCCTATTAAAGGGAATGAAGTACTTGAATCACATCCTCCAATAATATGAGGTCGTTtaggaaaatgaaacagaggCTTTGCAGCATATAATGGAGCAAATCGCGTTGATCACAACTTCTTTTAGCAAATCAGCAAATTTCGTCTACATCCCAAAACATACCCCCTTCTCCTTGATCTCCTAACCACATAATCCCGGTTATGTTCACCTACATTAAAACCTGTCTTATTGGTCAGTAATCTCAAGAAGAAATCTCTCTCTACAAAGACTTCAAAGAGGATATCGACCAAACTACACGGGTACGACATAAGAAGGTAATCAACCCCCTAGGAACATAGGAAAAAACAAGTTCTAGTGGCTGATCAACTACCGCTAATGGAATATGAACTCCAGATGGCTCAAGTTCAAGCCGTGTAGGTATAAATGTAATACCAACTAAACAAGTTAGCTAAGGTCAAAAGCATTGAAGAACATCTTGACTGGAAAGACGCTATGAAAGATGTCGAACGATCTCATTGCAACTTAGAGAATCAACTATTCTCCACTTATTCCCTTAGTATCTTGATGATGTTGCTCTACGCTGGTATAGCCAGCAAAAGATAATCTATCTACAGAGCAAAGAAGAACTGGATGCAACGTTCATAGAACACTTTTCAATTAATCTCAACCTTGAATGACCAGAAAAGTGGTTGAAGGAAATGAAACAGGAATAAAATGAGAAAATCTCTGTGTTTATCCATGAGTGCCATAGTGCGATGCATTCCGGGGTGTCCAGCCCATTTTGAATTGTGACACTCCTTCAAAACATCACGTCGCAGGCTTCCCCATTTGGGCACGAACACCTGCTTCCCTTTCGTAAGGAGCAACCCGTCTTCGACCCAAAACCTTAGGGTCTTGCCACTTCGAGCAAATTCCATCATGTCATGCGCATTGGGATCTTTCTCCAGGCCTTCCCGTATGCGTTCCCTCGGGTTGGTCTCGGGTTGGTCTCGGGTTGGCTTATGGCGGCCAGTTCTGCCTTGCGACTTAGTGCATCGGCTACACGATTGGTGACCCCTGGCCTGTACTCCAATGTGTAGTCGAACTCCGCTAGAAATTCTTACCACCTAGCATGTTTTGATGCCAGCTTCTATTGCGTCTGGAAGTAGCTGGTGGCAATGTTGTCAGTTCTGACCTTGAACTTGCTACCGAGCAAGTAATGCCTCCATGTGCGTAGGCAATGCACGACCGTTGTCATCTCCTTTCCGTGGAAAGTGTATCTTTGTTCTGTGTCGTTCATCTTTCGGCTCTCGAATGCAATGGGGTGACCCTCTTGCATCAATACACCTCCAATGGAGAAATCAGATGCATCGGTCTAGACCTCGTACTTTTTAGTGTGGTCCGGCAGTGCTAGCACAGGTTGTTTGGTAACTTCAACCTTGAGCCCCTCGAAGGCCTGCATGCACCGCTCATCCCAACTCCATGATAGGTCCTTTTTCAAAAGGTCGGTGAGAGGTGCAGCAATATTTGAGTACCCTTTTATGAACTTCCGGTAGTAGTTGGCCAAACTAAGGAATGACCGAAGTTGGGGTACATTTTTGGGCGGCTCCCATTCTTGAATGGCCTTGACCTTGGCTTAATCCATCATGATACACCTGGACTTGACACGATGATCCCAACTCCATGATCGGTCCTTTTTCAAAAGGTCGGTGAGAGGTGCAGCAATCTTTGAGTACACTTTTATAAACTTCAGGTAGTAGTTGGCCAAACCAAGGAAAGACCGAAGTTGGGGTACATTTTTGGGCGTCTCCCATTCTTGAATGGCCTTGACCTTGGCTTAATCCATCATGATGCACCTGAACTTCACACGATGACCCATGAACATCACCTCATCTTGGGAGAATGAGAACTTTTCCAGCTTTGCGTATAACTCATTCTCGCGCAAGGCCTGGAAAACCAATCTCAAATGTTCACGTGCTCATGCAGCATGGGTAAGTATACTACTATGTCATCGAG
This genomic interval from Impatiens glandulifera unplaced genomic scaffold, dImpGla2.1, whole genome shotgun sequence contains the following:
- the LOC124917559 gene encoding uncharacterized protein LOC124917559, whose product is MQFSRGLKRCKETFAAFPMVDDEDEPKRKGEIPKEVQAVLEEFKDVMPNKLPRRLPPERNVDHKIELMIDVMPPSRTPYRMTQPELKELQSYWQVRIAKGDEPKTAMVTRYGLYEFLVMPFGLTNALATFYTLMNNVFHPYLDKFVALRENELYAKLEKFSFSQDEVMFMGHRVKFRGHQSCSRCTKSQGRTGRHKPTRDQPETNPRERIREGLEKDPNAHDMMEFARSGKTLRFWVEDGLLLTKGKQVFVPKWGSLRRDVLKECHNSKWAGHPGMHRTMALMDKHRDFLILFLFHFLQPLFWSFKIDYLLLAIPA